A stretch of DNA from Clostridium sp. JN-9:
CATAAGATAGTTGTTATGTCAATATTTCATTAACTTGCTTTTAAAAGGACCAGGTCTAGAAACCCAGTCCTAAATTTCAGCAAATTATTAATTACTCAATAATTTTAGTAACAACACCTGATCCAACTGTTCTTCCGCCTTCTCTTATAGCAAATCTTAATTCTTCGTTCATTGCAACTGGTGTTATTAACTCAACTGTCATATCTATATGATCTCCAGGCATTACCATTTCTACTCCATCTGGTAATTTTATTGATCCTGTTACATCTGTTGTTCTGAAGTAAAATTGTGGTCTGTATCCATCAAAGAATGGAGTATGTCTTCCGCCTTCTTCTTTCTTTAATACATATACCTGACCTACAAATTTATGATGTGGATGTACTGAACCTGGTTTTGCTAATACCTGGCCTCTTTCAATTTCTTCCCTCTGTATTCCTCTTAACAATGCTCCTATGTTGTCTCCTGCTTCTGCTCTGTCCAGTGTCTTCCTGAACATTTCTACGCCTGTTACTACTGTCTTCTTCTTTTCTGTGCTTAGGCCTACGATTTCTACTTCATCGCCTATTTTTAATTCTCCTGTTTCTACTCTTCCTGTTGCAACTGTTCCTCTTCCTGTTATTGTCATTACATCTTCTACTGGCATTAAGAATGGTTTGTCAGTTGCTCTCTTTGGTGTTGGTATATAGCTGTCTACTGCATCCATTAATTCATATATGCATTTTGTTGCTTCTGGATCATCTGGATTCTCTAATGCTTTTAATGCTGATCCTACTATTATTGGTGTGTCATCTCCTGGGAATCCATACTCATTTAATAGCTCTCTTACTTCCATTTCTACTAATTCTATTAATTCTGGATCATCTACCTGGTCTGCTTTGTTTAAGAATACTACTATGTACTGTACTCCAACCCTGCTTGCCAACAGTATATGCTCTCTTGTCTGAGGCATTGGACCATCTGCTGCACTTACTACCAGGATTGCTCCATCCATCTGAGCTGCTCCTGTTATCATGTTCTTTACATAGTCAGCATGTCCTGGACAGTCTACGTGTGCATAATGTCTCTTATCTGTCTCATATTCAACATGTGCTGTGTTGATTGTGATTCCTCTTTCTTTTTCTTCTGGTGCTTTATCTATTTCGTCATACTTTGTTGCTGATGCATAGCCTTTCTTTGACAGTACCATTGTTATTGCTGCTGTTAATGTTGTCTTACCGTGGTCTACGTGTCCTATTGTTCCTATGTTTACATGTGGTTTTGTTCTTTCATATTTTGCTTTTGCCATTTTTCATTTCCTCCCTTTGAATTAACATTTCCCTCATCAAGTAAACTTACCCTGGTGTGTTGCGTGTAAGCTATAATTTTTTTGGAGCCCGCGACCAGGATCGAACTGGTGACCTCCACCTTACCAAGGTGACGCTCTACCTACTGAGCTACGTGGGCAATTTTTTATTATTGGAGCGGGAGACGGGAATTGAACCCGCGGCAACTAGCTTGGGAAGCTAGTGTTCTACCGCTGAACTACTCCCGCTCAATAGCAATGATATAATACATATACCGATTATAAATTTTAATATAATAATGCTGGTTTGTCAATATGTATTTAAAAATTATTTATTTAAACACTTTTCCAGCTTTCTTTTTACCCTTTGCAGTGCATTATCAATTGATTTAGCATGTCTATCTAAATCGCAGGCAATTTCCAGATAGGACTTTCCATCTAAATATGACATTAATACTTCCATCTCTAAACTAGACAAAACTTCTCCAATTTCAGATTGAATATGATTTAATTCTTCCCTGCTTATAACTAGTTCCTCGGGATCTGCAACTTTCGCTTCTGATAAAACATCCATGAGTGTTCTGTCAGAATCCTCGTCATATATAGGCTTATTAAGAGATATATAGGTGTTTAAAGGTATATGCTTCTGTCTTGTTGCAGTTTTTATTGCAGTAATAATCTGTCTTGTAACACAAAGCTCTGCAAAAGCTTTAAAAGATGATAATTTATCGGTTCTAAAATCTCTTATGGCCTTATATAACCCTATCATTCCCTCTTGATATATATCTTCCTTGTCAGCTCCAATTAAAAAATAAGATTTAGCCTTAGCTTTAACAAAATTCTGATATTTGTTTATAAGAAATTCCTGTGCCTTTATGTCCCCATTTTTAGCTAAAACTGCTACTTCCTCATCCATTTTATCTTCATATATGGAAGTTGCCTTGTTTTTCATAACCCCATTATCCAAGCTAT
This window harbors:
- the sigH gene encoding RNA polymerase sporulation sigma factor SigH translates to MKNKATSIYEDKMDEEVAVLAKNGDIKAQEFLINKYQNFVKAKAKSYFLIGADKEDIYQEGMIGLYKAIRDFRTDKLSSFKAFAELCVTRQIITAIKTATRQKHIPLNTYISLNKPIYDEDSDRTLMDVLSEAKVADPEELVISREELNHIQSEIGEVLSSLEMEVLMSYLDGKSYLEIACDLDRHAKSIDNALQRVKRKLEKCLNK
- the tuf gene encoding elongation factor Tu, whose protein sequence is MAKAKYERTKPHVNIGTIGHVDHGKTTLTAAITMVLSKKGYASATKYDEIDKAPEEKERGITINTAHVEYETDKRHYAHVDCPGHADYVKNMITGAAQMDGAILVVSAADGPMPQTREHILLASRVGVQYIVVFLNKADQVDDPELIELVEMEVRELLNEYGFPGDDTPIIVGSALKALENPDDPEATKCIYELMDAVDSYIPTPKRATDKPFLMPVEDVMTITGRGTVATGRVETGELKIGDEVEIVGLSTEKKKTVVTGVEMFRKTLDRAEAGDNIGALLRGIQREEIERGQVLAKPGSVHPHHKFVGQVYVLKKEEGGRHTPFFDGYRPQFYFRTTDVTGSIKLPDGVEMVMPGDHIDMTVELITPVAMNEELRFAIREGGRTVGSGVVTKIIE